The genomic region TTGAACTATTAACACCAAGAGACAGAGAAGGAAGCTTTGAACCGCAAATAGTCAAAAAAAGGCAAACAAGCCTACATCCAGAACTTGAAGCAAAGGTCTTAAGCACATATGCCAGTGGCATGGGATACAGAGATATAGCTTCACATGTTGAGGAAATATATGACCACAAAATATCAGCAGCAGAGATATCCAGTATTACTGATAAACTGCTACCAGTAATCAATGAATGGCGCAGCCGCCCACTGCAATCAGTGTATCCAATAGTGTTTATGGATGGCATGTTCTTTAAGGTCAAGGAGGACGGACATTGTATAAGTAAATGCATGTATAATATATTGGGCATAAATCAAAATGGCAGAAAAGAAGTATTAGGTTTTTATTTGGCTGAAAGTGAAGGAGCTAACTTCTGGTTGGGAGTTCTAAATGACCTAAAAGAGCGAGGAGTAGAAGATATTCTAATTGCCTGCATTGATGGGCTAAAAAGCTTTCCTGCGGCTATAAATAGTGTGTTTCCTAAGGCAGAAGTACAGCTATGTATAGTGCATCAGATAAGGAATTCACTGAAATATGTATCTAGCAAAGATGTAAAAGTTTTCATGAATGATTTGAAAAAAATATATCGTGCTTCAAGTAAAGAGATCGCTGAGAATTATCTGCTTGAGCTGGAAGAAAAATGGGGAGAGAAGTATCCTTTAGTTATAAAATCCTGGCAGAACAATTGGGAAAACTTATCCAGTTATTTTAAGTATTCTGGGCAAGTTAGGAAGCTGATTTACACCACCAATCCAATTGAGGGGTTGCATAGACAAATCAGGAAATTTACTAAAACTAAGGGTTCATTTACTAGTACAAATGCCTTGTACAAACAGGTATATTGTGCTATAAAAAAGGTAGAGCAAAAGTGGATTATGGCTCTCCCTAATTGGGCTTTAACTATTTCTCAACTTGATATTTTCTTTCCAGATAGATTGAAAATTGAGTTGAACTAAAAATGCGGCTTGACACACTTTTTTGAACGTTCCCTTCTTATTGCAGTCAGTTGCCGTTATACCAAATTGTTTTACATAATAATCATTAGCTTTAATCTTGTCAATAATGCCTTCACTTAAGTCAGGGTATAATTTATTTATTGCCTTTCTTATATAAAGCTTACCATCGTTACTTACGTCAATATGGTTACCATCTTTTTTGCTGTTTTCACATCCTTTTCGGTTACACTCACCATCATCAATTATTTCTTTAGTTTTCTCTTCAAGGCCACACATTTTAAATATGTCACAATTTAACTTTACCCTTAATTCTTTGTCTATTTTTTCTTCTACTTCCTTTATCAATTCACCCTTAGTATTATCATCAATCTCAAACTTAAGATCTTTCTTTAGTTCATTTTTAATCTTTTCTTTCAGTTCATCCTTAGTCTTATCATCAATCTTACAATTAAGATCTTTCTTTAGTTCGTTCTTAATATTTTTCTTTAGTTCATCCTTAGTCTTATCATCAATCTTACAATTAAGATCTTTCTCTAGTTCATTTTTAATCTTTTCTTTCAGTTCATCCTTAGTCTTGTTATCAATCTTACAATTAAGATCTTTCTCTAGTTCATTTTTAATCTTTTCTTTCAGTTCATCCTTAGTCTTATCACCAATCTCAAACTTAAGATCTTTCTTTAGTTCATTTTTAATCTTTTCTTTCAGTTCATCCTTAGTCTTATCATCAATCTTACAATTAAGATCTTTCTCTAGTTCATTTTTATCTTTCAGTTTATTCTTAGTCTTGTCATTAATCTCGGACTTAGGGTCTTTACCATCATCTAGCCTTGTATGTAAATTAATTTTCAATATATGTGGCAGTTGATGTGTATGACTTACATGCCTATTATTTGAATAAGGGAAAGTGTTCTTTAACATAAAATTGCTCCATTAATAAATAAAAGTTACTAAAAAGTTAACATAAAATAGAAATGTATACTAACAATGTATACACCTTCATTACTTTCATATAATATAAACAATACCTTCTGGTACTGACATTTGTTCAGGAGAAAATGCTGATCCTGTGTGCGTATCTAATATAGAAGCATTTATCGCATCCACACAAGCTTTGCATTCAGGATTACTATCACATTGTCCTTTGATACGATGGTCTGGAGAAATTTCAAGATAGTTGTCACTTTTATCAATAATTTTTTTACATTTTGCAAACACTAAACCACTAGATTTCTTAGTAATGGCATCTTTAAGCTCTCCAGAAGTTGCATCAACTACTATTGAAAGCTTTGAAAAGTCCATTGGTTTTTTAGGTTCTGGACAAGTAGGTATTTTTACATCAGGACATTTTACATCAGGACAAGGAGGTATTTTTATATCAGGAAGCTGTATATCTAATTCGAGTCTATCACAACACGGATCAAAGTGGTCATGGCAATGTGGGTTAAAGTGGTTATGACAATGTGGGTTAAAGTGGTTATGACAATGTGGATCAAAATTATGATGGTACCGTGGGTCAGTTGTGCAAGCTGTGCGCGTAGGAATACATGAACCAACACGTGGAGATGAGGAAAAATTATAATTCATAAGAATGCTTTAAAAAATAACTATTAGATTATTATAGGATAAAAAAGTTAATGATTTAATAACTCTAAGGTTAAAACTAGCATATACAAACTTACAGTACATTTCAAAATACGACTTTAATATAGAAGATATTCGCATTGAAAAGCTTTGCCACAGCAAAATAATGCTAAGATTTCAAGAAAAAGCTGTCAGTAGTCAAATTAGTTGTGTTAATTTTGGTAGAACTGCTATAGCCACTGCAAATGACAAGCAAGCATCTGTTTATTATATTTTTAAGCAAAATGTGAAGCACATGGTTTCCCATGTGCTCTTTGAATCACATGTAGCTAGGATAGCATTATGTGAGTCGATGAATTGTTTGAGAAAACAATCTTCTAGTAAAGAAACCCAAATCCATCAGAAAGCTGTATATTTAATTCGAGTCTATCACAACACGGATCAAAGTGGTCATGGCAATGTGGGTTAAAGTGGTCATGGCAATGTGGGTTAAAGTGGTTATGACAATGTGGATCAAAATTATGATGGTACCGTGGGTCAGTTGTGCAAGCTGTGCGCGTAGGAATACATGAACCAACACGTGGAGATGAGGAAAAATTATAATTCATAAGAATGCTTTAAAAAATAACTATTAGATTATTATAGGATAAAAAAGTTAATGATTTAATAACTCTAAGGTTAAAACTAGCATATACAAACTTACAGTACATTTCAAAATACGACTTTAATATAGAAGATATTCGCATTGAAAAGCTTTGCCACAGCAAAATAATGCTAAGATTTCAAGAAAAAGCTGTCAGTAGTCAAATTAGTTGTGTTAATTTTGGTAGAACTGCTATAGCCACTGCAAATGACAAGCAAGCATCTGTTTATTATATTTTTAAGCAAAATGTGAAGCACATGGTTTCCCATGTGCTCTTTGAATCACATGTAGCTAGGATAGCATTATGTGAGTCGATGAATTGTTTGAGAAAACAATCTTCTAGTAAAGAAACCCAAATCCATCACAAAGACTATTACAAGCGTCATAACAGTTGTGATATGAATTAAAGTGATTGCTGCAGAAGTTACCAGCACAAGGTGTGAGTGGATTTACATAAGCTTGTGCACAGTGCGAAATTGGTGCTGGTAAAACTTGAGCTTGTGCACAGTGCGAAATTGGTGCTGGTAAAACTTGTGTTGGCAAATTGGAAGCCGTACAAGGTGATTTTGGGAAATGACTATAATTGTAAACCATAATAATCCTTAAAAAAATACTATGATATTATTATAAGTTAAAATAATTAAAAATTTAATAATATTATTGTAGATTTAGTATACCAACCAACAGAAACTTCCTTTCAGTTTTTACTGTATCTTCGCCAATTTTGCATACAGCCCATCTTTACTCATTAGAGAATCATGAGTACCGACTTCTTCCACTTTCCCGCAATTAATCACTATAATCTTGTCAGCTTTGAGTGCGGTTGATAGCCTGTGCGTAATTATAATTGTTGTTCTGTTTTGCATTAATTTGCTCAGTGCTTTTTGCACGAGGTTCTCACTTTTATAATCAAGGGCAGAGGTTGCTTCATCAAGTATTAAAACCTGAGGATTTTTCAGTATTGCTCTTGCTATTATGATGCGTTGTTTTTGTCCTTCGGAAAGCTTTAGTCCTCTTTTTCCTACAAATGTATCAAATTTATCCGGCAGCTTATCAATAAATTCCATCGCATAAGCGCTGATAGCTGCTTGCTTCACTTCTTCATATTCAGCACCCGGTTTGCCGTATAGTATATTTTCCATTATTGAGCAAGAAAATATCATATGATCTTGTGGTACTAAGCCAAACAACGATCTTAGATCATTTAGCGCAATTGTCTTAATATTCTGTCCATCGATAGTAATGCTGCCTTCACTTGGATCGTGAAAACGGAGCAGAAGCTTTAAAATGGTGCTTTTACCACTGCCAGATGGTCCAACAATTAACACTGATTGACCTGCCTCTATAGAAAATGATACGTTATTTAATGCTGGCTTATCAGCATAAAAAAATGTTACATCGTTAAACGCAATTTCTTTTTGAATACTATTAATTCTTATAGGATTTTCGCCATTTACTA from Wolbachia endosymbiont (group B) of Parapoynx stratiotata harbors:
- a CDS encoding IS256 family transposase, which codes for MGQANRTTGLVDYKELETNILSSIREGRPLTGRDGALTPFIKRLLEASLEGEIESHMSAKSEENNRRNGRNAKTLRTSSGSFELLTPRDREGSFEPQIVKKRQTSLHPELEAKVLSTYASGMGYRDIASHVEEIYDHKISAAEISSITDKLLPVINEWRSRPLQSVYPIVFMDGMFFKVKEDGHCISKCMYNILGINQNGRKEVLGFYLAESEGANFWLGVLNDLKERGVEDILIACIDGLKSFPAAINSVFPKAEVQLCIVHQIRNSLKYVSSKDVKVFMNDLKKIYRASSKEIAENYLLELEEKWGEKYPLVIKSWQNNWENLSSYFKYSGQVRKLIYTTNPIEGLHRQIRKFTKTKGSFTSTNALYKQVYCAIKKVEQKWIMALPNWALTISQLDIFFPDRLKIELN